The following coding sequences lie in one Leptospira neocaledonica genomic window:
- a CDS encoding PhoH family protein, translated as MRKEQFTFENQDLYRKICGINDAGVRNLEKQLEIDLIPRGNGFQVEGIPTKVEFALDFFRLLETNYRDRPDRDFTDSFDFGYLLKQATREKKKEERKSDDEPFKPTEKILTTYKGKHLYSRTKNQEKYIQSFLNNLITFGIGPAGTGKTFLSVAMACRFLQNGIVDKIVLTRPAVEAGENLGFLPGDLNQKVDPYLRPVYDALNECIGFEKTQEYIALTKIEIAPVAFMRGRTLSKSFIILDEAQNCTLAQLKMIMTRLGRNSRMCISGDVTQVDLEHGRSGFDRVVNLFRQTEGIGQVFFGKEDITRHPLVETIVRKFEEL; from the coding sequence ATCAGGAAAGAACAATTTACTTTCGAAAACCAAGACCTGTATCGTAAGATCTGCGGGATCAACGATGCAGGTGTCAGAAATTTGGAAAAACAATTGGAGATCGATTTAATCCCTAGAGGGAACGGTTTCCAAGTGGAAGGAATTCCCACTAAGGTGGAATTCGCTCTGGATTTTTTCAGATTATTGGAAACCAATTATCGGGACAGACCGGATCGGGACTTTACGGATTCCTTCGATTTCGGTTATCTTCTTAAACAAGCTACTCGCGAAAAGAAGAAGGAAGAGCGCAAGTCGGACGATGAGCCCTTCAAACCTACCGAAAAAATACTTACCACATATAAGGGAAAACATCTTTATTCCAGGACGAAAAATCAGGAAAAGTATATTCAATCTTTCTTAAATAATCTGATCACTTTTGGAATAGGTCCCGCCGGAACCGGAAAAACATTCTTATCCGTCGCAATGGCTTGCAGATTTCTACAAAATGGGATCGTGGATAAGATCGTTTTAACAAGACCTGCGGTAGAAGCAGGAGAGAATCTTGGATTTTTACCCGGAGATCTGAATCAAAAAGTGGATCCATATCTTCGTCCGGTATATGATGCTTTGAACGAATGTATCGGTTTCGAAAAAACGCAAGAGTATATCGCACTTACTAAAATTGAGATCGCACCAGTTGCATTCATGAGAGGAAGGACACTTTCCAAAAGTTTTATCATTTTGGACGAGGCCCAAAACTGTACTCTTGCTCAGCTTAAGATGATTATGACCCGTTTGGGCCGTAATTCCAGGATGTGTATCTCGGGGGACGTAACCCAAGTCGACTTAGAACATGGTAGATCCGGTTTCGATCGTGTGGTAAACTTGTTCAGACAGACCGAAGGAATCGGCCAGGTGTTTTTCGGAAAAGAAGATATTACGAGACACCCGTTGGTAGAGACCATCGTGAGGAAGTTCGAGGAATTGTAA
- the aspS gene encoding aspartate--tRNA ligase: MEDWILEGYKSRAWAGETSEAQEGKTLTLFGWSFRFRDQGGVIFVDLRDRTGILQVVLRKEILGENFAAAEKIRSEYVIAVRGTLRKRDAESINPKMKTGTIELVADQLIILNQAKTPPFSLDEFEEISEENRLKYRYLDFRRDELKNRMLKRHEFVFAIRNYLNSRKFVEIETPILNKSTPEGARDFLVPSRLNPNSFYALPQSPQIFKQILMVGGMERYFQIVKCFRDEDLRADRQPEFTQLDMEFSFVSQEEILAEIEGLFSQVMKDVFSLEFKGPFSRMPYKQAMEEYGSDKPDLRFGMKLVDVSEIVKNSDFQVFAGAVANGGVVKAVCVPGGSVISRKEIEDLTAWLNRDYKAKGLAYMKHGAEGLESTITKRFTPEALSKIASAVGSKEGDMVFFGADEREIVNHSLGALRLKLSERFDKPAEGSFHISWIVDFPMFEWNKDSKRWDSLHHPFTSPGDSSLEIFSSEERLQKDAGNALAKAYDLVLNGVEIGGGSIRIHSKDVQTRVFSTLGIGPEEAKEKFGFLLEALEYGAPPHGGIAFGIDRILMLMTGGKSIRDVIAFPKTQKGVCLMSECPSEVEEKQLQELKLRLIKV; this comes from the coding sequence TTGGAAGATTGGATTTTAGAAGGTTATAAATCAAGAGCCTGGGCAGGAGAAACGTCCGAAGCCCAAGAAGGAAAAACTCTCACTCTATTCGGCTGGTCTTTCCGATTCCGAGACCAAGGCGGAGTCATCTTTGTGGACCTCCGAGACAGAACGGGAATCCTGCAAGTAGTATTACGTAAAGAAATCCTGGGAGAAAATTTTGCGGCAGCGGAAAAGATCCGTTCTGAATACGTGATCGCAGTCCGAGGAACATTGAGAAAACGTGATGCGGAAAGTATCAATCCCAAAATGAAAACCGGGACAATCGAACTTGTAGCGGACCAATTGATCATTCTGAACCAAGCAAAAACTCCTCCATTCTCCTTGGATGAGTTTGAAGAAATTTCGGAAGAAAACCGACTCAAATACAGATACTTGGATTTCAGAAGGGATGAACTCAAAAACAGGATGTTAAAACGTCACGAGTTCGTATTTGCAATTCGTAATTATCTAAACTCCCGCAAATTTGTGGAGATAGAAACTCCGATCCTAAACAAGTCCACTCCGGAAGGTGCGCGTGACTTTTTGGTTCCTTCTCGTCTAAATCCGAATTCATTTTATGCTCTTCCACAATCCCCTCAGATCTTCAAGCAGATCCTGATGGTGGGAGGAATGGAGAGATATTTCCAAATCGTAAAATGTTTCCGTGACGAGGATCTTAGAGCAGACAGACAGCCTGAGTTTACTCAGCTGGACATGGAATTCTCCTTCGTTTCCCAAGAAGAGATCCTTGCCGAGATTGAAGGCCTATTCTCCCAAGTGATGAAGGATGTGTTCAGTCTGGAATTCAAGGGCCCATTCTCCAGAATGCCTTATAAACAAGCTATGGAAGAATACGGTTCCGACAAGCCTGACCTTCGTTTTGGAATGAAATTGGTAGATGTTTCCGAGATCGTAAAAAATTCCGATTTCCAAGTATTTGCAGGTGCTGTCGCAAACGGTGGAGTCGTAAAAGCGGTCTGTGTTCCTGGCGGTTCTGTAATCTCCAGAAAAGAGATCGAAGATCTGACTGCTTGGTTAAACAGAGATTATAAAGCGAAAGGCCTCGCATACATGAAACATGGGGCAGAAGGATTAGAATCCACTATTACAAAAAGATTTACTCCGGAAGCTCTTTCCAAAATTGCAAGTGCAGTCGGCTCAAAAGAAGGGGACATGGTCTTTTTCGGAGCGGATGAAAGAGAGATCGTAAACCATTCTCTGGGCGCATTACGTCTGAAACTTTCGGAAAGATTTGACAAACCTGCAGAAGGAAGCTTTCATATTTCCTGGATCGTAGACTTTCCGATGTTCGAGTGGAATAAGGACAGCAAACGCTGGGATTCTTTGCACCATCCGTTCACTTCTCCTGGAGATTCCAGTTTGGAAATTTTTTCTTCCGAGGAAAGACTCCAAAAAGATGCAGGAAACGCACTCGCAAAAGCCTATGATCTGGTGCTAAATGGTGTGGAGATCGGTGGAGGTTCCATTCGTATCCATTCCAAGGATGTGCAGACTCGAGTCTTCTCCACTTTGGGGATCGGACCTGAGGAAGCTAAAGAAAAATTCGGCTTCTTATTAGAGGCTTTGGAATATGGGGCACCTCCTCATGGTGGGATTGCATTTGGTATCGATAGGATATTGATGCTGATGACCGGTGGAAAATCCATCAGAGATGTGATCGCATTCCCTAAAACCCAGAAAGGTGTTTGTTTAATGAGCGAATGTCCGTCTGAAGTGGAAGAGAAACAGCTCCAGGAATTGAAGCTTAGGTTGATAAAGGTTTAA
- the dnaB gene encoding replicative DNA helicase: MQSDSLFELESEKSFLGFLLLKGADNLIDIPLVPEDFYQDTNRRIYKAILDLVDKRTAVDPVSVLNFLKENSLLKDPEREYEYIYSLYKDSVVSHPLGYYAERIKRLSERRKYSKLLMNALELIQKEPGENESVFNQIEQSLTDVSRSADVKGLLPVSGDKAALSEYIKEIMESRGQIKGLRTNFTQFDEMTSGLKEYEMMVLAARPGNGKTTLALNIASNVALIHNRPVVIFSLEMSRMELLLKLVCSYAQVESNKLKRSEVTKSDAPKLIDAIIKVTSSPIYIDDSGALSVDDFKGRVRKLLTNENLGLIIVDYLQLMNDPKNRDGGRQQEVSSISRALKQMAKEARCPVIALSQMNRSIEQRSKDQRPQLADLRESGAIEQDADIVTFIYRGEKGKDEEEDPRMKGMAEIIIAKNRSGPTGSFPLAFRPELSRFDNV, encoded by the coding sequence ATGCAATCCGACTCCTTGTTTGAATTGGAATCCGAGAAATCTTTTCTCGGATTTCTGCTTCTTAAAGGAGCGGATAATCTAATCGATATTCCCCTCGTTCCTGAGGATTTTTACCAAGATACAAACAGAAGGATTTACAAGGCGATTCTAGACCTTGTGGACAAAAGGACCGCAGTAGACCCGGTTTCCGTCCTAAACTTCTTAAAAGAAAACTCTCTACTCAAAGATCCGGAAAGAGAATATGAATATATTTATTCTCTTTATAAGGATTCCGTAGTTTCCCATCCACTGGGTTATTATGCGGAAAGGATCAAACGTCTTTCCGAAAGAAGAAAATATTCTAAATTATTAATGAACGCCCTGGAATTGATCCAGAAAGAGCCGGGCGAAAACGAGTCAGTATTCAATCAAATTGAACAAAGCCTTACGGATGTCTCTAGATCTGCGGATGTAAAAGGACTTCTTCCTGTTTCCGGGGATAAGGCGGCTCTCTCAGAATATATCAAAGAGATCATGGAGAGCCGAGGCCAGATTAAAGGGCTTAGAACGAATTTCACCCAGTTCGATGAGATGACTTCCGGTTTAAAAGAATACGAGATGATGGTTCTGGCTGCAAGACCTGGTAACGGTAAGACCACCTTGGCCTTAAATATCGCATCCAATGTGGCTCTCATCCATAACCGACCGGTGGTGATTTTTTCCTTAGAGATGAGTAGAATGGAACTTCTGCTCAAACTGGTCTGCTCCTATGCCCAAGTGGAATCCAATAAATTAAAACGTTCCGAAGTGACCAAGTCGGATGCACCCAAACTGATTGATGCAATCATTAAGGTAACTTCTTCTCCCATATACATTGATGACTCTGGTGCACTGAGTGTGGATGATTTTAAGGGAAGGGTCCGTAAACTTCTTACCAACGAAAATCTTGGGCTTATCATTGTGGACTACTTACAGCTCATGAACGATCCCAAAAATAGGGATGGGGGAAGGCAACAAGAGGTTTCCTCCATTTCCAGGGCACTAAAGCAGATGGCCAAAGAGGCGAGATGTCCGGTCATCGCACTTTCTCAGATGAACCGATCCATCGAGCAAAGATCCAAGGACCAAAGACCTCAACTTGCCGACTTAAGGGAGTCGGGTGCGATCGAGCAGGACGCGGATATTGTTACATTCATCTATCGGGGAGAGAAGGGAAAGGACGAAGAGGAAGATCCTAGAATGAAAGGGATGGCTGAGATCATCATCGCCAAAAACAGGTCCGGACCAACAGGTTCTTTTCCACTTGCCTTCCGACCTGAACTTTCCAGATTTGATAACGTGTAG
- the rplI gene encoding 50S ribosomal protein L9, with product MRVILQKDVSNLGDAGDVKEVADGFARNFLFPQRLAVRASEGKTKMALHQKKLADLKKEKRKKDMESVSSGLNGKEFEISVKTGGGDKLFGAVTPADVAALLKTAGFEVDKRKIEFPEPIRNLGSYKLKVRLAEGILPTITVNVKKEEVVSTEA from the coding sequence ATGAGAGTAATATTACAAAAAGATGTTTCTAACTTAGGAGATGCGGGTGATGTAAAGGAAGTTGCGGACGGATTCGCTCGTAATTTTCTTTTTCCTCAAAGACTTGCTGTAAGAGCTTCTGAAGGTAAGACCAAAATGGCTCTTCACCAGAAGAAACTTGCGGATCTTAAAAAAGAAAAACGCAAAAAAGATATGGAATCTGTATCTTCTGGATTGAACGGAAAAGAATTCGAAATTTCCGTTAAAACCGGAGGTGGCGATAAACTTTTTGGAGCGGTAACTCCTGCTGATGTTGCAGCATTATTAAAAACCGCTGGATTCGAAGTAGACAAACGTAAAATCGAATTCCCAGAGCCTATCCGCAACCTAGGTTCCTATAAATTGAAAGTGCGTCTTGCAGAAGGTATCCTCCCAACTATCACTGTAAATGTGAAGAAAGAGGAAGTCGTTTCTACCGAAGCGTAA
- the rpsR gene encoding 30S ribosomal protein S18 — MSDNEIQEELKQEITAEGMPLDQDGGRPPKKQNKYKKKVCRFTADPELAKQINYKNTELLERFITNRGKIIPRRITGTSAKYQRILAREIRKARSIGLLPFKVN, encoded by the coding sequence ATGTCAGATAATGAAATACAAGAAGAATTAAAGCAGGAAATTACTGCTGAGGGCATGCCTTTAGATCAAGACGGAGGACGCCCGCCTAAAAAGCAAAACAAGTATAAGAAGAAAGTTTGCCGTTTTACTGCAGACCCTGAACTTGCTAAGCAGATCAATTATAAGAACACGGAACTTTTGGAAAGATTCATTACTAACCGTGGTAAGATCATTCCAAGAAGAATTACTGGAACTTCCGCAAAATACCAAAGAATTCTTGCGAGAGAAATTCGCAAAGCGCGCAGCATCGGTCTTCTGCCGTTTAAAGTAAACTGA
- a CDS encoding single-stranded DNA-binding protein: MANDINRVTLVGRLTRDPEFKTVNGTSLVNFSLANGRTYVTGGEKKEETHFFDCEAWGKGADIIQQYCKKGKQLVIEGRLKQDTWETMEGKKASRIRIVVENFQMIGGARENGSGEYGSSASSGSSSYSSAQDDMGSSGMDDDIPF, translated from the coding sequence ATGGCTAACGATATCAATCGGGTGACCCTTGTTGGGCGCCTGACCCGTGATCCGGAATTCAAAACCGTGAACGGGACTTCTCTTGTGAATTTTTCCTTAGCTAACGGTCGCACTTATGTAACCGGCGGAGAGAAAAAAGAGGAAACTCATTTTTTCGACTGCGAGGCTTGGGGAAAAGGCGCGGATATCATCCAGCAATACTGCAAGAAAGGCAAACAACTCGTAATCGAGGGACGCCTGAAGCAGGATACCTGGGAAACCATGGAAGGCAAGAAGGCCTCCCGCATTCGTATCGTTGTGGAAAATTTCCAGATGATCGGTGGTGCAAGGGAGAATGGAAGCGGAGAGTACGGCTCTTCCGCAAGTAGCGGATCTTCTTCTTATTCATCTGCTCAAGATGATATGGGAAGTTCCGGAATGGACGACGATATACCTTTTTAA
- the rpsF gene encoding 30S ribosomal protein S6 has translation MRNYEITTITRSTAKEVAKTEVLEIFKKHSINVTAEEEWGQKKLWHPIQHQDYGIFTHFKVNAEQSALEKVERDFGLNQNLLRSMIVRLNG, from the coding sequence TTGAGAAACTACGAGATAACTACAATCACGCGTTCAACCGCGAAGGAAGTAGCTAAAACTGAGGTCCTAGAGATCTTCAAAAAGCATTCCATCAACGTGACCGCAGAAGAAGAATGGGGTCAAAAGAAACTTTGGCATCCAATCCAACACCAAGACTACGGAATATTCACTCACTTCAAAGTGAATGCAGAACAATCCGCCTTAGAAAAGGTAGAGCGTGACTTTGGTCTGAACCAAAATTTACTGCGCTCTATGATCGTCCGCCTCAATGGCTAA
- a CDS encoding FitA-like ribbon-helix-helix domain-containing protein, with amino-acid sequence MANLQVRDIDDRLYEALKRRAEMEHRSISQEVVLLIENYLAHDNKESERKTLGFLELSGSWVDDRSSDKIVKDIRSSRTKNTLGKDTDELFD; translated from the coding sequence ATGGCAAACTTACAAGTCAGGGACATAGACGACAGACTCTACGAAGCATTAAAAAGGAGGGCCGAAATGGAACACAGATCCATAAGCCAAGAAGTAGTTCTTCTAATTGAAAACTATCTAGCCCACGACAATAAAGAATCCGAACGTAAGACCTTAGGTTTCTTAGAATTATCAGGTTCCTGGGTAGATGACAGAAGTTCTGACAAGATCGTAAAGGACATACGTTCCTCTCGAACCAAGAACACCTTAGGAAAGGATACAGATGAGCTATTTGATTGA
- a CDS encoding type II toxin-antitoxin system VapC family toxin, which translates to MSYLIDTDIIIYSLKEDPIVRQNFLDRKNSIKSISVITYGELIFGAQKSSYKERNLATVRRIAELFPVIELTEGIMETYGELKAIQQKKGNTVEDFDLLIGSTALYLNYTLVTNNERHFQKIPGLKIENWAYVS; encoded by the coding sequence ATGAGCTATTTGATTGATACAGATATTATCATTTATAGCTTAAAAGAAGATCCTATTGTTCGGCAAAATTTTTTGGACCGTAAAAATTCTATCAAATCAATCTCAGTAATCACTTATGGAGAATTGATCTTTGGAGCCCAGAAATCTTCTTACAAAGAAAGAAATCTGGCTACGGTCCGGAGAATTGCCGAACTTTTTCCGGTGATAGAGTTGACCGAAGGAATTATGGAAACTTACGGAGAACTCAAAGCCATCCAACAGAAAAAAGGAAATACGGTAGAGGATTTTGATCTACTCATTGGATCCACTGCTTTGTATTTGAATTATACCTTAGTCACGAATAACGAAAGGCATTTCCAAAAAATCCCAGGACTAAAAATCGAAAACTGGGCCTATGTTTCCTAG
- a CDS encoding CapA family protein — MLFFRKHLFSSIRILFCFPLLLTLYCTGIPENSSGSEKPPETQTSIVDKIETQIEKLFGKEEDPELVKVLLGGDVMFNWGIRDTIKSKGELAPVKGLKSVFESADLRVLNLETPVVSEKSWDHGKAYVFQAKESDLESMSFLGVDLVSLGNNHAMDHGPEGLEETLKFLGERKIASIGAGKNLESAFRPWIWEGKDTYLRIYSATNVAEGRSHYAGQSPGVMPLDPELILKKFQIEKSQLNSPRISKRDKKSKTNFPGKQFRIFSLHWGVEYSPFPTIEQRKIAKTLAEGGLDIIVGHHPHIPQGIEKIGNTIIFYSLGNLIFGSRNAYLNHNLIVILHIKKSKLINIELVPIFGKFQNEDHLVRPLEGKEAENFLKEVAVLSQDLGTKIRIEGDRGWVELD, encoded by the coding sequence ATGTTGTTTTTTCGAAAACACCTCTTTTCTTCGATCCGGATTCTTTTCTGTTTTCCGCTTTTACTCACGCTTTACTGTACTGGGATTCCGGAAAATTCTTCCGGGTCGGAAAAACCTCCGGAAACACAAACAAGTATCGTAGATAAGATCGAAACCCAAATAGAAAAGTTATTTGGAAAGGAAGAAGATCCCGAATTAGTAAAAGTTCTATTGGGCGGAGACGTGATGTTTAATTGGGGAATCCGGGACACGATCAAGTCCAAGGGAGAATTGGCTCCAGTTAAAGGTTTAAAATCGGTTTTCGAAAGTGCAGATCTAAGAGTCTTAAATTTAGAAACTCCTGTAGTCTCTGAAAAAAGTTGGGATCATGGTAAGGCTTACGTCTTCCAGGCAAAAGAATCCGATTTGGAAAGTATGAGCTTTTTAGGAGTCGATCTTGTTTCCTTAGGAAACAATCACGCAATGGATCATGGTCCGGAAGGATTGGAAGAAACTCTAAAATTTTTAGGGGAGAGAAAGATTGCTTCTATAGGAGCCGGAAAAAATTTAGAGTCCGCTTTTCGTCCTTGGATCTGGGAAGGGAAGGATACATATCTTAGAATTTATTCTGCAACTAATGTGGCAGAAGGTAGATCACATTACGCAGGACAAAGCCCAGGTGTTATGCCTCTGGATCCGGAATTGATCCTGAAAAAGTTCCAGATAGAAAAATCCCAGCTGAATTCACCTCGAATTTCTAAAAGAGATAAAAAATCTAAAACGAATTTTCCAGGAAAACAATTTAGAATTTTTTCTCTACATTGGGGAGTCGAGTATTCTCCATTCCCCACAATCGAGCAAAGAAAGATCGCAAAAACTTTGGCTGAGGGCGGATTGGATATCATAGTGGGGCATCATCCTCATATTCCCCAAGGTATCGAAAAAATAGGAAATACGATCATATTTTATTCTTTGGGAAATCTGATCTTCGGAAGTAGGAATGCCTACTTAAACCATAACTTAATCGTAATACTCCATATTAAAAAAAGTAAATTGATCAATATCGAGCTTGTTCCCATTTTCGGAAAGTTTCAGAACGAAGATCATTTGGTTAGGCCACTTGAAGGAAAGGAAGCTGAGAATTTTTTGAAAGAGGTTGCGGTTCTATCCCAAGATTTGGGCACTAAGATTCGGATAGAAGGAGACAGAGGTTGGGTGGAATTAGACTAG
- a CDS encoding SLC13 family permease, producing the protein MKLKYVGFIFSILLACVPIVFSLYGYVPPSVGGMFFIFLIAAGLWIFEIIPGHATSILIIFSEIILFSNPGKWEFLKQYAGSGKPSAPGVFLASLADSAVILFLGSFALAKSCVKVGVDRWLANRVLPYFGTSPKYVLLGLMCITATISLWMSNTATASLMIALVFPLLTVLDKNEKFRKAVLIGIPFAANLGGIGTPIGSPPNVIAFANLKNQGYGEFISFGSWMLVAVPLLIILLFAAWLWLLRTFPASEGLRLSLRYEIITEKGSEKKLRFVLFGFLATVILWLTESFHGIPAGVVALVPLLLFTAFGILESNDLRSLEWDVLILVAGGIALGTGIEKSGAGAWFGELVGKQAGPGESLWVLGIFFSIGLFLSTFLSNTATANLLVPLALPVATLLLPGNESYAIQLVLGSALGASLAMSLPVSTPPNAVAYAVGGFEIKDMAKVGVKIGILGLVLVLLGFLIFQ; encoded by the coding sequence ATGAAATTGAAATACGTCGGTTTTATTTTTTCTATCCTTCTTGCCTGTGTTCCTATTGTATTTTCCCTTTACGGTTATGTTCCTCCTTCCGTTGGTGGAATGTTTTTTATTTTTCTGATCGCGGCAGGACTATGGATCTTTGAAATTATTCCGGGACATGCTACTTCCATTCTGATCATATTCTCAGAGATTATCCTTTTTTCTAATCCGGGTAAATGGGAATTTTTAAAACAATATGCAGGCTCTGGAAAACCAAGCGCTCCTGGAGTATTTTTGGCATCACTTGCAGATTCTGCAGTGATCTTGTTTTTGGGAAGTTTTGCTTTAGCTAAGTCTTGTGTGAAAGTTGGAGTGGATCGTTGGCTTGCAAATCGAGTGTTACCTTATTTCGGAACTTCTCCCAAATACGTCTTACTGGGGCTTATGTGTATCACTGCTACCATCTCTCTTTGGATGAGTAATACCGCCACAGCATCTTTGATGATCGCGTTAGTGTTTCCTTTACTTACCGTCTTAGATAAGAACGAAAAATTTAGAAAAGCGGTTTTAATCGGAATTCCTTTTGCTGCAAATTTAGGCGGGATCGGAACTCCAATCGGTTCTCCTCCAAATGTGATCGCATTTGCAAATTTGAAAAACCAAGGATACGGGGAATTTATTTCTTTCGGAAGCTGGATGTTAGTTGCAGTTCCTCTTTTGATTATTCTACTTTTTGCTGCATGGCTTTGGTTACTTCGTACTTTTCCCGCAAGCGAGGGTTTGAGACTTTCTCTTCGTTATGAAATAATTACGGAGAAGGGTTCTGAGAAAAAATTGAGATTCGTTTTGTTTGGATTTTTGGCAACGGTCATTCTCTGGTTGACCGAATCTTTTCATGGGATACCGGCTGGTGTAGTGGCTCTAGTTCCGCTTCTTCTTTTTACGGCATTTGGAATATTAGAATCTAATGATTTACGTTCGTTGGAATGGGATGTTTTGATTTTAGTTGCAGGTGGAATTGCGCTTGGAACGGGGATCGAAAAAAGTGGAGCCGGAGCTTGGTTTGGAGAATTGGTCGGCAAACAGGCAGGCCCAGGGGAAAGTCTTTGGGTGCTTGGGATCTTCTTCTCGATCGGACTTTTTCTTTCTACATTCTTATCCAATACTGCTACTGCGAATCTTCTTGTTCCTTTGGCACTTCCTGTTGCTACCTTATTACTTCCGGGAAATGAATCTTACGCGATCCAGTTAGTTTTGGGATCTGCGTTAGGCGCTTCTTTGGCAATGTCTTTGCCTGTTTCTACTCCTCCTAACGCGGTGGCGTATGCTGTAGGAGGTTTTGAGATCAAAGATATGGCTAAAGTGGGTGTGAAGATCGGGATTTTAGGACTTGTTTTGGTTCTTTTAGGGTTTTTGATCTTCCAGTGA
- the purU gene encoding formyltetrahydrofolate deformylase — MNPESNLKKNRVLLIRCKDEAGLIHRITGFLANIGANIVGNQEFVEPLGKVFFMRTEYSLENSSKEEGLISELAKILPKDAKLTLSNPRFPKVVLLATKEPHCLGDILLRWRYGELPMELQGVVSNHEILGDLVRDFKLPFHCISSEGMSREEHEKQLNSYLRELQPDWIVLAKYMRILTPEFVKKWEHRILNIHHSFLPAFVGAKPYEQAYKRGVKIIGGTAHIVTENLDEGPILVQDVCHVDHGYSPERLVLYGRDLEKVVLSKALRLLLEDRVMIFQNRTIIFE; from the coding sequence TTGAACCCGGAATCCAACCTGAAAAAGAATAGAGTGCTTCTGATCCGCTGCAAAGACGAGGCTGGACTGATCCATAGGATCACAGGATTTTTAGCAAATATCGGTGCCAATATAGTTGGGAACCAAGAGTTCGTGGAGCCATTAGGGAAAGTTTTCTTTATGAGAACTGAATACTCTTTAGAGAATAGTTCAAAAGAAGAAGGTCTTATCTCCGAACTTGCAAAAATCCTTCCAAAGGATGCAAAGCTTACTCTATCCAATCCAAGATTTCCTAAGGTAGTTTTACTTGCTACGAAAGAGCCTCATTGTTTAGGAGATATTCTTCTTCGATGGAGATATGGAGAATTGCCCATGGAACTCCAAGGTGTAGTTTCCAATCACGAAATTTTGGGGGATTTGGTCCGAGACTTTAAACTTCCTTTTCATTGTATCTCGAGCGAAGGGATGAGCAGAGAAGAACATGAAAAACAATTGAATTCTTATTTGAGGGAACTCCAACCGGATTGGATCGTACTTGCAAAATACATGAGAATACTGACTCCTGAATTCGTAAAAAAATGGGAGCATCGTATATTAAATATCCATCATTCGTTTTTACCTGCGTTTGTTGGAGCAAAACCATATGAGCAAGCGTATAAACGTGGAGTGAAGATTATAGGCGGGACTGCCCATATCGTGACCGAAAATCTGGATGAAGGACCGATCCTGGTTCAGGACGTTTGTCACGTGGATCACGGTTATTCTCCCGAACGATTGGTTCTATACGGAAGAGATCTGGAGAAGGTAGTCTTGTCCAAGGCTCTTCGCTTGCTTTTAGAAGATAGAGTGATGATATTCCAAAATAGAACCATCATTTTTGAATAA
- a CDS encoding Hsp20/alpha crystallin family protein has product MRYPNFFSEVRRIQNRFHNLFDPVWEGGQVYPTLNVYTDQDKITVTAEVPGLSPEDLDITVAHNLLTISGEWKEYTQNKPRRIERARGKFQRRLELPVAVDSEKVEASVKDGVLTLVLPILESEKPRKIRIEAKA; this is encoded by the coding sequence ATGAGATACCCAAATTTTTTTAGCGAAGTCAGAAGAATTCAAAATAGATTCCATAATTTGTTCGATCCAGTCTGGGAAGGCGGACAGGTATACCCTACGCTAAATGTGTATACAGACCAAGACAAGATCACAGTGACAGCCGAGGTCCCTGGCCTTTCTCCCGAAGATCTGGATATTACCGTCGCTCATAACCTTCTTACCATCTCAGGCGAATGGAAAGAATACACACAAAACAAACCTCGTAGGATCGAAAGAGCTAGGGGCAAATTCCAAAGACGATTGGAGCTACCAGTAGCCGTAGACTCCGAGAAGGTAGAAGCATCCGTAAAAGACGGAGTTTTAACTCTAGTGCTTCCAATCTTAGAGAGCGAAAAGCCAAGAAAGATTCGTATCGAAGCAAAGGCATAA